One Blattabacterium cuenoti DNA window includes the following coding sequences:
- the fabF gene encoding beta-ketoacyl-ACP synthase II, producing MGEELKRVVVTGIGSINPIGNNVEEYWGALVSGKSGAEPITYFDTKKYKTKFACELKNYDPSIFFSKKEIRKLDPCAQYGILAASEAVKNSVINFSKEKKERIGVIWSSGIGGLLNLEKSISDYVTGGRNPRFSPFFIPKMLIDITAGVISMNYGLHGPNYATVSSCASSSNAIVDAYHLICLGKVDIMVTGGSEAAITQSGVGGFNALHALSTRNEDYKTASRPFDKDRDGFVLGEGAGCLILEEYQHAKERGATIYAEIGGIGMSGDAYHITAPHPEGKGIVLAMKAAIQDARIENNEVDHINSHGTSTRLGDLAEVKAIQEVFHENVYNIDINSTKSMTGHLLGAAGAIEAIASILPLTRKIIPPTINLFHIDETIDPKISFTPNKAKKREVKVSLCNTFGFGGHNVCILFKKIDVI from the coding sequence ATGGGAGAGGAATTAAAGAGAGTAGTAGTTACTGGGATTGGTTCTATAAATCCAATAGGAAACAATGTAGAGGAGTATTGGGGGGCACTTGTTAGTGGAAAAAGTGGAGCGGAACCTATTACATATTTTGATACAAAAAAATACAAAACTAAATTTGCTTGTGAATTAAAAAATTATGATCCTAGTATTTTCTTTAGTAAAAAAGAAATACGAAAACTTGATCCTTGTGCTCAATATGGAATTTTAGCTGCTTCAGAAGCTGTAAAAAATAGTGTAATAAATTTTTCTAAAGAGAAAAAAGAACGAATAGGGGTCATTTGGTCTTCTGGAATAGGAGGTCTTTTAAATTTAGAAAAGTCTATTTCAGATTATGTAACAGGGGGAAGAAATCCTCGATTCAGTCCATTTTTCATTCCTAAAATGCTTATAGATATTACAGCTGGGGTCATTTCTATGAATTATGGCCTTCATGGTCCTAATTATGCAACTGTATCATCCTGTGCTTCATCATCTAATGCAATAGTGGATGCCTATCATTTAATATGTTTAGGAAAAGTTGATATCATGGTAACAGGTGGTTCAGAAGCAGCTATTACTCAAAGTGGAGTAGGAGGATTTAATGCTTTGCATGCATTATCAACTAGAAATGAAGATTATAAAACGGCTTCACGTCCTTTTGATAAGGATAGAGATGGGTTTGTTTTGGGGGAAGGAGCTGGATGTCTAATTCTTGAAGAATATCAACATGCTAAAGAAAGAGGAGCTACTATTTATGCCGAAATTGGAGGAATTGGAATGTCTGGAGATGCTTATCATATTACTGCACCTCATCCAGAAGGAAAAGGCATAGTATTAGCAATGAAAGCAGCAATTCAAGATGCTAGAATTGAGAATAACGAAGTAGACCATATTAATTCTCATGGAACTTCTACTAGATTAGGTGATCTTGCGGAAGTAAAAGCGATTCAAGAAGTTTTTCATGAAAATGTATATAATATTGATATAAATTCTACTAAATCTATGACAGGACATTTATTAGGAGCTGCGGGAGCCATAGAAGCTATAGCTTCCATACTTCCTTTAACAAGAAAAATTATCCCGCCAACTATTAATTTATTTCATATAGATGAAACTATAGATCCAAAAATTAGTTTTACCCCAAATAAGGCTAAAAAAAGGGAAGTAAAAGTTAGTCTATGTAATACTTTTGGTTTTGGAGGACATAACGTGTGTATTTTATTTAAAAAAATAGATGTTATCTGA
- a CDS encoding phosphoenolpyruvate carboxykinase (ATP) codes for MSCSLSLKNYGILNSSNYCQLSPDELQNIVIQNEMGIETKSGVLAIKTGFFTGRSPEDRFIVKDSITENTIWWDEKFNQSFDAKKFDNLYQKVVNYLSGKTLYVRDGYLCSDPRYQLNIRSISEYPWSDLFIHNLFFRIPKIRKILPDWLLLCAPGFQANPVTDGTRKKNFSILNFLKKIVLIGGSGYTGEIKKSIFSVLNFILPTYKNVFPMHCSANVGIRQKDTALFFGLSGTGKTTISNDENRKLIGDDEHGWTRDNIVFNFEGGCYAKILGISKEKEPMIYQSIKKGAMLENVVFKKKTQEVDYFNDSITQNIRISYPIYFVKNIEKKLLSSNIRNIFFLTYDAFGVLPPIAKLNKAQSAYYFLLGYTSKVAGTELNIKKPQATFSSCFGAPFMPLHPVQYTNMLIEKLDKTEINVWMVNTGLISGGDSLGGSRIKLKDTRKLVESAIDGYLSKAPYEKDPIFNFKIPKYCPGISSEILNPKRTWKDKKMYQIQVKNLVKKFIKHFDRYRKYTDEKITFGEPQIR; via the coding sequence ATGAGTTGTTCTCTTTCTCTAAAAAATTACGGTATACTGAATTCTTCAAATTATTGTCAGTTATCTCCTGATGAATTGCAAAATATAGTCATTCAAAATGAAATGGGGATAGAAACCAAATCAGGAGTACTAGCTATTAAAACAGGTTTCTTTACTGGAAGATCTCCTGAAGATAGATTTATTGTGAAAGATAGCATTACAGAAAATACAATTTGGTGGGATGAAAAATTTAATCAATCATTTGATGCAAAAAAATTTGATAATTTGTATCAAAAAGTAGTTAATTATTTATCTGGAAAAACATTATATGTAAGAGATGGGTATCTTTGTTCAGATCCACGTTATCAATTGAATATTCGTTCTATCAGTGAATATCCATGGTCCGATTTATTTATTCATAATCTTTTTTTTAGAATTCCAAAAATTAGAAAAATTCTTCCGGATTGGTTGTTATTATGTGCTCCCGGATTCCAAGCAAACCCTGTAACTGATGGAACCCGTAAAAAAAATTTTTCCATATTAAATTTTTTAAAAAAAATTGTATTAATTGGTGGATCTGGATATACAGGAGAAATTAAGAAATCCATTTTTTCTGTTTTAAATTTCATACTTCCTACTTACAAAAATGTATTTCCTATGCATTGTTCAGCAAATGTAGGCATACGTCAAAAAGATACTGCACTTTTCTTTGGATTATCTGGAACTGGAAAAACTACTATTTCCAATGATGAAAATAGAAAATTAATAGGTGATGATGAACATGGATGGACACGCGATAATATTGTTTTTAATTTTGAAGGAGGTTGTTATGCGAAAATACTGGGAATCTCTAAAGAAAAAGAACCTATGATTTATCAATCCATAAAAAAAGGTGCTATGTTGGAAAATGTAGTTTTCAAAAAAAAAACTCAAGAAGTTGACTATTTTAATGATTCTATCACACAGAATATACGAATTAGTTATCCTATTTATTTTGTGAAAAATATTGAAAAAAAATTATTATCTTCCAATATTAGAAACATTTTTTTTCTAACTTATGATGCTTTTGGAGTATTACCTCCTATAGCAAAACTCAATAAAGCGCAATCAGCCTATTATTTTTTATTAGGATATACTTCTAAAGTTGCTGGAACAGAGTTAAATATAAAAAAACCACAAGCTACTTTTTCTTCTTGTTTTGGGGCCCCGTTTATGCCTTTACACCCTGTTCAATATACGAATATGCTCATAGAAAAATTAGATAAAACAGAAATCAATGTGTGGATGGTAAATACAGGATTGATATCTGGAGGAGATTCCTTAGGAGGATCTCGGATTAAATTAAAAGACACACGAAAACTTGTAGAATCTGCTATAGATGGATATTTATCTAAAGCCCCTTATGAAAAAGATCCTATTTTTAATTTTAAAATTCCAAAATATTGTCCCGGAATCTCTTCTGAGATACTAAATCCAAAAAGAACATGGAAAGATAAAAAAATGTATCAAATTCAAGTTAAAAATCTTGTTAAAAAATTTATTAAACACTTTGATAGATACAGAAAATATACAGATGAAAAAATAACATTTGGAGAACCTCAAATAAGATAA
- the pdxA gene encoding 4-hydroxythreonine-4-phosphate dehydrogenase PdxA, giving the protein MKIMKKNKIIVGVSTGDINGIGMEIFLKVCRKKKLLEFFTPILFGSTKLCSYYKKILNLEVSNIREIKNFKEITDYKINVLNIWKEDIKFDSVKINQDSGKYPISSLKKAAKSLKEGKIDVLVTAPVNKNFMNFKGFSFFGHTEYFKNILEGESLMVMIHDTLKIALVTNHLPLKNVSSELTIKKIIKSIKILHQSLIIDFSIEKPRIAVLGCNPHSGENGLVGDEEKTRIKPAVDHLFKQRLLVFGPYSPDGFFGNHSYRNFDAVLAMYHDQGLIPFKTLTFNEGVNFTAGLSQIRTSPDHGVAYDIAKKGIANEKSFEKAIFSAIKIFKNRKEHMKISKNLL; this is encoded by the coding sequence ATGAAAATTATGAAAAAAAACAAGATTATAGTAGGAGTTTCCACTGGAGATATTAATGGAATAGGAATGGAAATTTTTTTAAAAGTATGTAGAAAAAAAAAACTTTTAGAATTTTTTACTCCTATATTATTTGGATCTACGAAATTATGCTCTTATTATAAAAAAATTCTCAATCTAGAAGTGAGCAATATTAGAGAAATAAAAAATTTCAAAGAAATTACTGATTATAAAATCAATGTTCTAAACATTTGGAAAGAGGATATTAAATTTGATTCTGTAAAAATTAACCAAGATTCAGGAAAATACCCTATCTCATCCTTAAAAAAAGCTGCCAAATCTCTAAAAGAAGGGAAAATTGATGTTCTTGTTACTGCACCAGTAAATAAAAATTTTATGAATTTTAAAGGATTCTCTTTTTTTGGTCATACTGAATATTTTAAAAATATTTTGGAAGGGGAATCATTGATGGTAATGATTCATGATACTTTAAAAATAGCCTTAGTTACTAATCATTTACCATTAAAAAATGTTAGTTCTGAATTGACTATAAAAAAAATTATAAAGTCTATCAAAATTTTGCATCAGTCTTTGATAATAGATTTTTCTATAGAAAAACCTAGAATTGCAGTATTAGGATGCAATCCTCATTCAGGTGAAAACGGATTAGTTGGAGACGAGGAAAAAACAAGAATTAAACCAGCAGTTGATCATTTATTTAAACAAAGACTCTTGGTATTTGGCCCCTATTCACCAGATGGATTTTTTGGAAATCATAGTTATCGTAATTTTGATGCTGTTTTAGCTATGTATCATGATCAAGGGTTAATTCCTTTCAAAACATTAACCTTTAATGAAGGAGTCAATTTTACTGCTGGTCTTTCTCAGATACGAACTTCTCCAGATCATGGGGTCGCATATGATATTGCAAAAAAAGGAATTGCTAATGAAAAATCTTTTGAAAAAGCTATTTTCAGTGCAATAAAAATATTCAAAAATAGAAAAGAACATATGAAAATTTCAAAAAATTTATTATAA
- a CDS encoding acyl carrier protein: MSDIASRVNALIVEKLSVEENEILPTASFTNDLGADSLDIVELIMEFEKEFKISISDEKAEKITTVGEAIQAIEDLLNEEKIDSQKE; encoded by the coding sequence ATGTCTGATATTGCATCAAGAGTTAATGCACTTATTGTAGAAAAATTGAGTGTAGAAGAAAATGAAATTCTTCCAACTGCTAGCTTTACTAATGATTTAGGTGCAGATTCCTTAGATATAGTGGAACTTATTATGGAGTTCGAAAAAGAATTTAAGATTAGTATTTCTGATGAAAAAGCAGAGAAAATTACTACTGTTGGGGAAGCTATACAGGCAATAGAAGATCTTTTAAATGAGGAAAAAATAGATTCACAAAAAGAGTAG
- a CDS encoding ribonuclease III family protein, which produces MLSEKIPFHKEYEYEDDDSILVSKLKKILGFCPNNLKLLKKVFIHSFSKKKRNKDYYFYFQRLEFLGDAVLNSIISHFLYEKLPEKKEGELTQVRSKIVCRRNLNEVSRKLTLTDIFLKKENSILSVSDNILGNILEALIGFLYLEVGYKGCKDFVYKKILHSYVDIEKLQKEIFSYKVWIIEWSQKKKFFINFNTFREKKVLNRSEKNQNVITYLSEFTVSQYGIKTKGRGTSKKRSEEIAAKKAYFLIQEKCKNKKKTE; this is translated from the coding sequence ATGTTATCTGAGAAAATTCCTTTTCATAAAGAATATGAATATGAAGATGATGATTCTATTTTAGTTAGTAAATTAAAAAAGATATTGGGTTTTTGCCCTAACAATCTGAAATTGTTGAAAAAAGTATTTATTCATAGTTTTTCAAAAAAAAAAAGAAATAAAGATTATTATTTTTATTTTCAGAGATTAGAGTTTTTAGGAGATGCGGTTTTGAATTCCATTATTTCACATTTTTTGTATGAAAAACTTCCAGAAAAAAAGGAAGGTGAATTAACTCAAGTACGATCTAAAATAGTGTGTAGAAGAAATCTAAATGAAGTTTCTAGAAAATTAACTCTTACCGATATTTTTCTAAAAAAGGAGAATTCAATTCTATCTGTATCTGATAATATATTAGGGAATATCCTTGAAGCTTTAATAGGATTTCTTTATTTAGAAGTGGGGTACAAAGGGTGTAAAGATTTTGTCTATAAAAAAATATTACATTCTTACGTTGATATTGAAAAGTTGCAAAAAGAGATTTTTAGTTACAAAGTATGGATTATAGAATGGTCTCAGAAAAAGAAATTTTTTATAAATTTTAATACTTTTAGAGAAAAAAAAGTGTTGAATCGTTCAGAAAAAAATCAGAATGTAATTACCTATTTATCTGAATTTACTGTATCTCAATATGGAATAAAAACTAAAGGAAGAGGCACATCGAAAAAAAGATCAGAAGAAATTGCAGCAAAAAAAGCTTATTTTCTAATTCAAGAGAAATGTAAAAATAAAAAAAAAACGGAATAA
- a CDS encoding riboflavin synthase — protein sequence MFTGVIECTTKVNRLYLYKNNLYITFQNPFHKIKINQSISHNGICFTIIDINNHKKTYSVVASEETLHRTNLNGLKMNDEVNLERGMKIYERFDGHIVQGHIDTTAKIIGIKKRIGSCIFSFYSKKSLENMVVEKGSIAVNGISLTVVKCTKSMFVTSIIPYTYEKTNFQFLKIGDSVNVEFDILGKYIRKSVHFIMKKQ from the coding sequence ATGTTTACTGGAGTTATAGAATGCACTACAAAAGTAAATCGGTTATATCTCTATAAAAATAATCTTTACATTACTTTTCAAAATCCATTTCATAAAATAAAAATTAATCAAAGTATTTCCCATAATGGAATATGTTTTACCATAATAGATATTAATAATCATAAAAAAACTTATTCAGTAGTAGCTTCTGAGGAAACTTTACATCGTACCAATTTAAATGGATTAAAAATGAACGATGAAGTCAATTTAGAACGTGGAATGAAAATTTATGAAAGATTCGATGGACATATTGTACAAGGTCACATAGATACAACTGCTAAAATAATTGGAATAAAAAAAAGGATTGGAAGTTGTATTTTTTCTTTTTATTCTAAAAAAAGTTTAGAAAATATGGTTGTAGAAAAAGGATCTATTGCTGTTAATGGAATCAGTCTTACTGTAGTAAAATGTACTAAATCCATGTTTGTCACATCTATTATTCCTTATACATATGAAAAAACAAATTTTCAATTTTTGAAAATTGGAGATTCTGTTAATGTGGAGTTTGATATACTTGGAAAGTATATTAGAAAATCTGTTCATTTTATAATGAAAAAACAATGA
- a CDS encoding F0F1 ATP synthase subunit epsilon has product MKVTIINFEKVLYQENSVTEMTVPGVNGYFQILENHDAMISVLGVGFMKLLFKSKNFFIKINRGLLQVNKNIVLVIL; this is encoded by the coding sequence ATGAAAGTTACAATTATTAACTTTGAAAAAGTTTTGTATCAAGAAAATAGTGTTACAGAAATGACAGTTCCTGGAGTCAATGGATATTTTCAAATATTAGAAAATCATGACGCAATGATATCTGTATTAGGAGTGGGATTCATGAAACTATTATTTAAAAGTAAAAATTTTTTCATAAAAATAAATAGAGGTTTATTGCAAGTCAATAAAAATATTGTTCTTGTTATTTTATAA